One region of Baekduia soli genomic DNA includes:
- a CDS encoding NAD(P)H-hydrate dehydratase: MAQREPDPLPEGLVPLLDAERMRATDAWAIGTLGIPGLELMERAGAGLARAVADVAPGGDVVVVCGGGNNGGDGYVTARLLRAEGRAVTVLTTSDLAGLKGDAAANLQRLPGDPPQPFSAAALDGAAVIVDAVLGTGFAGAPRADVAGAIAAMNAASAPVVAADVPSGVDASTGAVQGEGVRAAVTATFHTAKPGLWIHPGKAHAGEVAVVDIGIPATGAPARAATGLIGAGVLGRYPRRGADSTKFASGHVLVAGGSRGLTGAPCLAALGAMRAGAGYVTACVPASLNAIVEIKLTEVMSAPLPDEDGAHTPAGAQEVLDRIAQRGGVVVLGPGMGRGDGPAAFARRIATQATAALVLDADGLNALAGRLQDLAGREAPTVLTPHAGELGRLLETSASEVGARRLEHAREAARRARAIVVLKGDDTIVAEPEGRVGVSPGDSPGLATAGTGDVLSGVVAALLARGMEPFEAACAAVHAHAEAGRRAAAALGGPDGVIASDVVEHLARTLV; encoded by the coding sequence ATGGCCCAGCGCGAGCCCGACCCGCTGCCCGAGGGGCTGGTCCCCCTCCTGGACGCCGAGCGCATGCGCGCGACCGACGCGTGGGCGATCGGCACGCTCGGCATCCCCGGCCTCGAGCTCATGGAGCGCGCCGGCGCCGGCCTGGCCCGCGCCGTGGCCGACGTGGCGCCCGGCGGCGACGTCGTCGTGGTCTGCGGCGGCGGCAACAACGGCGGCGACGGCTACGTCACGGCCCGGCTGCTGCGGGCCGAGGGCCGTGCCGTCACCGTGCTGACCACCTCGGACCTCGCCGGGCTGAAGGGCGACGCCGCCGCGAACCTCCAGCGCCTGCCCGGCGACCCGCCGCAGCCGTTCTCGGCCGCCGCGCTGGACGGCGCCGCGGTCATCGTCGACGCCGTCCTGGGCACGGGGTTCGCCGGCGCACCGCGCGCCGACGTCGCGGGGGCGATCGCGGCGATGAACGCGGCGTCCGCGCCCGTGGTGGCCGCCGACGTCCCCAGCGGCGTGGACGCCTCCACCGGCGCGGTGCAGGGCGAGGGCGTGCGGGCCGCCGTCACCGCGACGTTCCACACCGCCAAGCCCGGGCTGTGGATCCACCCCGGCAAGGCGCACGCGGGGGAGGTCGCCGTCGTCGACATCGGGATCCCGGCCACCGGCGCACCGGCCCGCGCGGCGACGGGGCTGATCGGCGCGGGCGTCCTGGGCCGCTACCCGCGCCGGGGCGCGGACTCGACGAAGTTCGCCAGCGGCCACGTCCTCGTCGCCGGCGGCTCGCGCGGGCTGACGGGCGCGCCGTGCCTGGCTGCGCTGGGCGCCATGCGCGCCGGCGCGGGCTACGTCACCGCGTGCGTGCCCGCGTCGCTGAACGCGATCGTCGAGATCAAGCTCACGGAGGTCATGAGCGCGCCGCTGCCCGACGAGGACGGCGCCCACACCCCCGCCGGGGCGCAGGAGGTCCTGGACCGCATCGCCCAGCGGGGCGGCGTGGTCGTCCTGGGCCCGGGCATGGGCCGCGGCGACGGTCCGGCCGCGTTCGCCCGCCGGATCGCCACGCAGGCGACCGCCGCGCTCGTCCTGGACGCCGACGGCCTCAACGCGCTGGCCGGGCGGCTGCAGGACCTGGCCGGCCGGGAGGCGCCCACCGTCCTGACGCCGCACGCCGGCGAGCTGGGACGGCTGCTGGAGACCTCCGCCTCCGAGGTCGGCGCCCGCCGCCTCGAGCACGCGCGTGAGGCCGCGCGCCGCGCGCGGGCGATCGTCGTGCTGAAGGGCGACGACACGATCGTCGCCGAGCCCGAGGGCCGCGTGGGCGTCAGCCCCGGCGACAGCCCGGGCCTGGCCACCGCCGGCACCGGCGACGTCCTGTCGGGCGTCGTGGCCGCGCTGCTGGCCCGCGGGATGGAGCCCTTCGAGGCCGCCTGCGCGGCGGTCCACGCCCACGCCGAGGCCGGCCGGCGCGCCGCCGCCGCGCTCGGCGGCCCCGACGGCGTCATCGCCTCCGACGTCGTCGAGCACCTGGCCCGCACGCTGGTCTGA
- a CDS encoding holo-ACP synthase, which translates to MPPGPPRPPGVGLDLLEIDRLEAALARRPALAARLFTDAEQAYAAARRRPGQHLAARFCAKEAVAKALGLRAWSWRDIEVVTDGGPPRIVLHGPLSALGASVDVSLTHSRETAGAVAVVR; encoded by the coding sequence ATCCCGCCCGGACCGCCCCGTCCGCCCGGCGTCGGGCTCGACCTCCTGGAGATCGACCGCCTCGAGGCCGCCCTGGCACGGCGCCCGGCGCTGGCCGCCCGCCTGTTCACCGACGCCGAGCAGGCCTACGCCGCGGCGCGCCGGCGCCCGGGGCAGCACCTGGCCGCGCGCTTCTGCGCGAAGGAGGCCGTGGCCAAGGCCCTGGGCCTGCGGGCGTGGTCGTGGCGCGACATCGAGGTCGTCACCGACGGCGGGCCGCCGCGCATCGTCCTGCACGGCCCGCTCTCGGCGCTCGGCGCGTCGGTCGACGTGTCGCTGACGCACTCGCGCGAGACCGCGGGGGCCGTGGCCGTCGTACGCTGA
- the glmS gene encoding glutamine--fructose-6-phosphate transaminase (isomerizing) — protein sequence MCGIVGYVGKRSAQEILLAGLQKLEYRGYDSAGISILSGDAIDSVRAVGNLANLVDAVQRRSAAAPAGPDGPVAVATRTGTTGIGHTRWATHGRVNETNAHPHFDTTNRVHVVVNGIVENYLVLKQRLIDEGAQFTSETDAEVIAHLVSHHLETMAEPSLTEAVRAAYAELQGHYAFVAMTLEEPETLVGARKECPLIIGRGDGETFLASAIPAFLVHTRRVQYIENGELVVVTPGDVTFLLPDGTELRREIVEIDWDEETAEKGGFETFMLKEIHEQADAVAETIADRTVRTDGVDLAEEASFDEALLHGVRRIIVVACGTSFHAGLIGRYAIEEWARVPVELEVASEYRYRNPIVGEGDLVIGITQSGETADTLAAMRLARERGATVLAITNVMGSQATRDADGVLYTRAGLEIGVAATKTFICQVAVMYLLGLRLAELRGTLDVATRTRLMTELKRVPHEIDALLSGLDLEAIARQHYQREFFLYLGRHVGLPVAMEGALKLKEISYIPTDAYAAGEMKHGPIALLDESTPVVCIATDSPLLDKVVSNVQEVRARGAHVIAIASEGNIEIGEHAEQVIRIPAMDWMLQPLLAVIPLQLLAYRIARLRGLNVDQPRNLAKTVTVE from the coding sequence ATGTGCGGCATCGTCGGCTATGTCGGCAAGCGCTCGGCGCAGGAGATCCTCCTGGCGGGCCTGCAGAAGCTCGAGTACCGCGGCTACGACTCGGCGGGGATCTCCATCCTCTCCGGCGACGCGATCGACTCCGTGCGCGCGGTGGGCAACCTCGCCAACCTCGTCGATGCCGTGCAGCGCCGCTCGGCCGCCGCGCCCGCCGGCCCCGACGGCCCGGTCGCGGTCGCCACGCGCACGGGCACCACGGGCATCGGCCACACGCGCTGGGCCACCCACGGGCGGGTCAACGAGACCAACGCCCACCCGCACTTCGACACGACCAACCGCGTGCACGTCGTCGTCAACGGCATCGTCGAGAACTACCTGGTGCTCAAGCAGCGCCTCATCGACGAGGGCGCGCAGTTCACGAGCGAGACCGACGCCGAGGTCATCGCCCACCTCGTCTCCCACCACCTCGAGACGATGGCCGAGCCGTCGCTCACCGAGGCCGTCCGCGCCGCCTACGCCGAGCTGCAGGGCCACTACGCGTTCGTCGCGATGACGCTCGAGGAGCCCGAGACGCTCGTCGGCGCCCGCAAGGAGTGCCCGCTCATCATCGGACGCGGCGACGGCGAGACGTTCCTGGCCTCCGCCATCCCCGCCTTCCTGGTCCACACGCGCCGCGTGCAGTACATCGAGAACGGCGAGCTCGTCGTCGTCACGCCCGGCGACGTGACGTTCCTGCTGCCCGACGGCACCGAGCTGCGCCGCGAGATCGTCGAGATCGACTGGGACGAGGAGACCGCCGAGAAGGGCGGCTTCGAGACGTTCATGCTCAAGGAGATCCACGAGCAGGCCGACGCCGTCGCCGAGACGATCGCCGACCGCACCGTGCGGACCGACGGCGTCGACCTGGCCGAGGAGGCCAGCTTCGACGAGGCGCTGCTGCACGGCGTCAGGCGGATCATCGTCGTCGCCTGCGGCACCTCCTTCCACGCCGGCCTCATCGGCCGCTACGCGATCGAGGAGTGGGCCCGCGTGCCGGTCGAGCTCGAGGTCGCCTCCGAGTACCGCTACCGCAACCCGATCGTCGGCGAGGGCGACCTCGTCATCGGGATCACGCAGTCGGGCGAGACCGCCGACACCCTCGCCGCGATGCGCCTGGCGCGCGAGCGCGGCGCCACCGTGCTGGCCATCACGAACGTGATGGGCTCGCAGGCCACGCGCGACGCCGACGGCGTCCTCTACACCCGCGCGGGCCTGGAGATCGGCGTCGCGGCGACGAAGACCTTCATCTGCCAGGTCGCGGTCATGTACCTGCTGGGCCTGCGGCTGGCCGAGCTGCGCGGCACGCTGGACGTCGCGACGCGCACGCGGCTCATGACCGAGCTCAAGCGCGTGCCCCACGAGATCGACGCGCTGCTCAGCGGCCTGGACCTCGAGGCGATCGCCCGGCAGCACTACCAGCGCGAGTTCTTCCTCTATCTGGGCCGCCACGTCGGCCTGCCGGTGGCCATGGAGGGCGCGCTGAAGCTCAAGGAGATCTCCTACATCCCGACCGACGCCTACGCGGCCGGCGAGATGAAGCACGGCCCGATCGCGCTGCTCGACGAGTCCACGCCGGTCGTGTGCATCGCCACCGACTCGCCCCTCCTGGACAAGGTCGTCTCCAACGTGCAGGAGGTGCGCGCCCGCGGCGCGCACGTCATCGCGATCGCCAGCGAGGGCAACATCGAGATCGGCGAGCACGCCGAGCAGGTCATCCGGATCCCCGCGATGGACTGGATGCTGCAGCCGCTGCTGGCCGTCATCCCGCTGCAGCTGCTGGCCTACCGCATCGCCCGCCTGCGCGGCCTCAACGTCGACCAGCCGCGCAACCTCGCCAAGACCGTCACCGTGGAGTAG
- the glmM gene encoding phosphoglucosamine mutase — translation MAARRLFGTDGVRGVAGSVLTPELVVGLGRAVTIESPAQRPQVLVIRDTRESGEMLEAALAAGITSAGGDVLLGGILPTPAAPLLVGRYGFDLAAVISASHNPYRDNGIKFFGPDGFKLSDAAEAAIEQRLEAPAPVGAAIGRVRQLHGTLEDYLRELQSRFAGLDLTDVNVLLDCANGATYRAAPEIFRRLGATVSVLAEEPDGRNINEGCGSTHIGALAKAVVSGGHDLGFAFDGDGDRVLAVDREGGIVDGDELIALAALSLRDQGRLTGGVAVTVMTNYGFHQGMKGAGVEVAVTAVGDRYVLEELRARGWSLGGEQSGHIIDMNFVPSGDGIASALLTLEALQGGDLAQRKGMQKLPQRLVNVPVADRDAVMDSTLLAEAIARESEVLEGRGRVLVRPSGTEQLVRVMVEAPSDDEVAAICDRLVTIVRGAAAPH, via the coding sequence CCGCCCGGCGGCTGTTCGGCACGGACGGCGTCCGCGGGGTCGCGGGCTCCGTCCTCACGCCGGAGCTGGTGGTGGGTCTGGGCCGCGCCGTGACCATCGAGTCGCCGGCGCAGCGCCCGCAGGTGCTGGTCATCCGCGACACGCGGGAGTCGGGGGAGATGCTCGAGGCGGCGCTGGCCGCCGGCATCACCTCCGCCGGCGGCGACGTGCTGCTCGGCGGGATCCTGCCGACGCCTGCGGCGCCGCTGCTCGTCGGGCGCTACGGGTTCGACCTGGCCGCGGTCATCTCGGCCTCGCACAACCCCTACCGCGACAACGGGATCAAGTTCTTCGGCCCCGACGGCTTCAAGCTCTCCGACGCCGCGGAGGCCGCGATCGAGCAGCGCCTGGAGGCCCCGGCGCCCGTGGGGGCGGCGATCGGCCGCGTGCGCCAGCTGCACGGCACGCTGGAGGACTACCTGCGCGAGCTGCAGTCGCGCTTCGCGGGCCTGGACCTCACCGACGTCAACGTCCTGCTGGACTGCGCCAACGGCGCGACCTACCGCGCCGCGCCGGAGATCTTCCGGCGCCTGGGCGCGACGGTGTCGGTGCTGGCCGAGGAGCCCGACGGCCGCAACATCAACGAGGGCTGTGGCTCGACGCACATCGGCGCGCTGGCCAAGGCCGTCGTGTCGGGCGGCCATGACCTCGGCTTCGCCTTCGACGGCGACGGCGACCGCGTCCTGGCCGTCGACCGCGAGGGCGGCATCGTCGACGGCGACGAGCTCATCGCGCTCGCGGCGCTGAGCCTGCGCGACCAGGGCCGGCTGACCGGCGGCGTGGCCGTGACCGTCATGACGAACTACGGCTTCCACCAGGGCATGAAGGGCGCGGGCGTCGAGGTGGCCGTGACGGCCGTCGGCGACCGCTACGTGCTCGAGGAGCTGCGCGCGCGCGGCTGGTCGCTGGGCGGCGAGCAGTCCGGGCACATCATCGACATGAACTTCGTGCCCTCGGGCGACGGCATCGCCAGCGCGCTGCTGACCCTCGAGGCGCTGCAGGGCGGCGACCTGGCCCAGCGCAAGGGGATGCAGAAGCTGCCCCAGCGCCTGGTCAACGTGCCCGTCGCCGATCGCGACGCGGTCATGGACAGCACGCTGCTGGCGGAGGCGATCGCCCGCGAGAGCGAGGTCCTCGAGGGCCGCGGACGCGTGCTCGTGCGCCCGTCGGGCACCGAGCAGCTCGTCCGCGTGATGGTCGAGGCGCCGTCCGACGACGAGGTGGCCGCGATCTGCGACCGCCTCGTGACGATCGTGCGCGGCGCCGCGGCACCGCACTGA